One part of the Tunicatimonas pelagia genome encodes these proteins:
- a CDS encoding sulfatase produces the protein MLTIRSLPIYLLGILSFSSCQSPAPETTTETVSPPNVLFIAVDDLRPELGCYGKDYIQSPNIDRLASQGLVFNRAYCQQAVCSPSRTSLMTGLRPDSSHVYDLQTYFRDVVPSSVTTISEHFMQQGYHAEFWGKIFHAAILDSASWSVEGGNQDRRIEPQWPMENWRAYVTNESNAMADQNDGGGPPYERAVVPDTAYPDGIVAQRAIETLGKLSQQDQPFFLGVGFYKPHLPFNAPQKYWDLYDPADIELPNQNTPPEGAPDVALTEWDELRAYSLIPPEENVNDTIARNMIHGYRACVSYTDAQIGKVLDELEQLGLRENTIIILWGDHGWKLGDYGDWCKHTNFELDTRSPLIVSAPEMEATGKQTNALVEFVDIYPSLCELAGLPLPNHLQGKSFVPLMSNPNQEWKQVALSQFPRQRGEVMGYSMRTDRYRYTRWQDTTGAMVAQELYDHQNDPIAYQNLAASAEYADTVQQLDDLLTEEWTRSLTNK, from the coding sequence ATGCTCACTATTCGTTCATTACCTATTTATTTACTTGGAATACTTAGTTTCTCGAGTTGCCAATCACCCGCCCCCGAAACTACTACTGAAACGGTATCCCCACCTAATGTGCTGTTCATCGCGGTAGACGACCTGCGTCCCGAACTGGGTTGCTACGGTAAAGACTATATCCAGTCACCTAATATTGACCGACTGGCTAGTCAGGGTTTGGTGTTTAATCGGGCGTACTGCCAGCAGGCCGTTTGCTCTCCGTCTCGTACCAGTCTGATGACGGGACTTCGACCAGACTCCTCTCACGTCTACGATTTGCAAACCTACTTCCGCGATGTAGTTCCTTCCTCAGTGACAACTATTTCGGAGCACTTTATGCAGCAGGGCTACCACGCTGAGTTTTGGGGGAAAATCTTCCACGCGGCTATTCTGGATAGCGCGTCCTGGAGTGTAGAAGGAGGTAATCAAGATCGGCGGATTGAACCGCAGTGGCCGATGGAAAACTGGCGGGCTTATGTAACCAACGAAAGCAACGCAATGGCTGACCAAAACGACGGTGGTGGCCCACCCTACGAACGAGCCGTAGTGCCCGACACCGCTTATCCCGACGGAATTGTGGCGCAGCGAGCAATAGAAACACTAGGAAAGTTGAGCCAGCAAGATCAGCCATTCTTCTTAGGTGTAGGTTTCTACAAGCCTCACTTACCGTTCAACGCTCCTCAAAAATACTGGGACTTATACGACCCGGCCGATATTGAATTGCCCAACCAGAACACTCCGCCCGAGGGCGCACCTGACGTAGCGTTGACTGAATGGGATGAACTTCGGGCGTATTCGCTAATACCGCCGGAAGAAAACGTAAACGATACCATAGCGCGCAACATGATTCACGGTTACCGCGCCTGCGTAAGCTACACCGATGCTCAGATTGGTAAGGTGCTAGATGAACTAGAGCAGTTAGGACTGAGAGAAAATACTATTATCATTCTGTGGGGCGACCACGGCTGGAAACTGGGCGACTACGGCGACTGGTGCAAACACACCAATTTTGAATTAGACACTCGTTCTCCGCTCATTGTAAGTGCCCCAGAAATGGAAGCCACCGGAAAGCAAACTAACGCATTGGTAGAATTCGTCGATATCTATCCTTCGCTCTGCGAACTAGCTGGATTGCCTCTCCCTAACCATTTGCAAGGCAAAAGCTTCGTTCCCCTGATGAGCAACCCGAACCAAGAGTGGAAGCAAGTGGCATTAAGCCAGTTCCCCCGTCAACGAGGAGAAGTTATGGGCTACTCTATGCGAACCGACCGCTACCGCTACACCCGCTGGCAGGACACAACAGGAGCAATGGTTGCCCAGGAACTATACGATCATCAAAACGATCCCATTGCCTACCAGAACTTAGCTGCCTCAGCCGAGTACGCAGATACAGTTCAGCAACTAGATGATTTATTGACGGAAGAGTGGACACGCTCTCTAACGAATAAGTAA
- a CDS encoding TMEM175 family protein: protein MRIRSQLKKGAITSPSTSIYQQRGEGSSRLEQLSDGVFALAITLLLISSKIPETSEELISFTGDILAFAASTIVLIAIWYQHYLYFLRFNLKDKRTVVLNTFLLLVVLFYVYPLKFVISFILRYLGYGLLILLGIDFDREAYYALVTSVSSWETLPTIMIIYSAGYFSLMLAFALLYRHANRQKEVLSLTDWERWKSSKTMFQYFIQAGVAIVSILISLVAEWTNAPWYAVAGGFAYFLIGVAIYILDRVFEKKKPSEVAKVPVAISIDSAATDTSLDPDS, encoded by the coding sequence ATGAGAATAAGATCGCAACTGAAGAAAGGGGCAATAACATCACCATCAACAAGTATCTATCAGCAACGTGGGGAAGGCTCTTCCCGCTTAGAGCAGCTTAGCGATGGGGTCTTTGCTCTGGCTATTACTTTATTATTGATCTCATCAAAAATTCCGGAAACGAGTGAAGAACTGATTAGCTTTACGGGCGATATTCTGGCCTTTGCGGCTAGCACTATCGTTCTCATTGCCATATGGTATCAGCACTATTTGTATTTTCTGAGATTTAACTTAAAGGATAAGCGCACAGTTGTGCTCAACACTTTTCTATTGCTGGTGGTCTTATTCTATGTCTATCCGCTCAAATTTGTCATCAGTTTTATACTACGCTACTTGGGCTACGGACTACTTATACTCCTTGGAATTGATTTTGACCGGGAGGCTTATTATGCGTTAGTAACTTCGGTATCTAGCTGGGAGACACTACCTACCATTATGATTATTTACAGTGCGGGTTATTTTTCACTAATGTTGGCCTTTGCCCTGCTTTATCGCCACGCTAACCGCCAAAAAGAAGTTCTCTCTCTTACCGATTGGGAACGGTGGAAATCATCTAAAACGATGTTTCAGTACTTTATTCAGGCCGGTGTAGCAATCGTATCAATACTCATTTCTTTAGTGGCCGAATGGACTAATGCCCCTTGGTACGCTGTCGCCGGGGGATTTGCGTATTTCCTGATAGGGGTAGCAATCTATATTCTAGATAGAGTCTTCGAGAAGAAGAAACCGTCGGAAGTAGCGAAAGTACCCGTAGCAATCAGTATAGATTCCGCTGCTACGGATACTTCTTTAGACCCCGATAGTTGA
- a CDS encoding ADP-ribosylglycohydrolase family protein, giving the protein MSRTLDYTTYLDKIHGGWIGKCAGGILGAPIEGIKAFNQIELSEKLFETNFPNDDLDLQVLWLDMVKQKGPWVRENDFADHWKQHVRFPWGEYGVASRNIDLGVYPPESGTHNNHYWYRGMGSPIRSEIWGMLCPGMPERAAFYAEIDSSLDHRRFSIDAEKFLSACAAEAFFESDLRSIFRVGLSLFSEESELHQMVTTVMNWAEKCSYEVAMGKIKSFYGDADFTSAPMNIAFTLLALLRSEGSFDGIMDALHLGHDSDCVVATAGALLGIAKGYENLDPKWKELVGDELLVSPEIIGIEHANTISGLAQETAQAGIAFIQHFDETQLTNAPDVDLSSLLPCHVNVYRSSENASELIVKYENLTDHSQSAQLVLQSDDLSFSETTLELSVEGRAVIERTVTYQIPDTAFSKSARAYSVEVQVDGERVPTLERSLPHYGSWLLLGPFIQDDPDLVPMDEEYPDHGLASLPSFHYMNQDRVNTDTDFITREEVQEIAGQKEYDAQPFMVQEIQPSGFVINLNDYYLGRGERTLYLYTKLRSAEARQVWLTMGCSVYFRVWANSELVHNQKEIQRCWPYATRKLISLQAGENNLLIRVDSPVDEISLELGFKDLAGKHAHQSFWNTDLVPYV; this is encoded by the coding sequence ATGAGCAGAACATTAGATTATACGACCTATCTCGACAAGATTCACGGCGGCTGGATTGGAAAATGTGCCGGAGGCATCCTGGGCGCGCCTATTGAGGGCATCAAAGCATTCAACCAGATTGAACTGTCCGAAAAATTATTCGAGACTAATTTTCCCAATGATGATCTGGATTTACAGGTACTCTGGCTGGATATGGTGAAACAGAAAGGGCCTTGGGTGCGCGAAAATGATTTTGCTGATCACTGGAAGCAACACGTCCGCTTTCCTTGGGGTGAGTACGGAGTGGCTTCCCGCAATATTGATTTAGGGGTGTATCCACCGGAGTCAGGTACACACAATAATCACTACTGGTACCGGGGCATGGGTTCACCCATCCGCAGCGAAATTTGGGGAATGCTGTGCCCGGGAATGCCTGAACGAGCCGCTTTCTACGCCGAAATAGATTCCAGTCTAGATCATCGCCGATTTTCTATCGATGCCGAGAAGTTTCTATCGGCTTGTGCAGCCGAAGCCTTCTTTGAGAGCGATTTGCGGAGTATCTTCCGTGTAGGTCTTAGTCTGTTTTCCGAAGAAAGTGAGTTACACCAGATGGTCACGACCGTGATGAACTGGGCAGAGAAATGCAGCTACGAAGTAGCAATGGGCAAAATCAAAAGCTTCTACGGTGATGCTGATTTTACTTCGGCTCCCATGAACATAGCATTCACGCTATTAGCCCTGTTACGATCAGAAGGAAGCTTTGATGGAATTATGGATGCCTTGCACCTAGGTCACGACAGCGACTGTGTAGTAGCTACGGCCGGCGCTCTGCTGGGAATCGCCAAAGGCTACGAAAATCTAGATCCCAAGTGGAAAGAACTGGTAGGCGACGAACTGCTGGTTAGTCCCGAAATTATAGGCATTGAGCACGCGAATACCATCAGTGGTCTAGCCCAGGAAACGGCTCAGGCCGGGATAGCCTTTATCCAACACTTTGATGAAACCCAATTGACTAATGCCCCTGATGTTGATCTGTCGTCTCTATTGCCTTGCCATGTAAACGTATACCGTAGTTCAGAAAATGCTTCTGAGCTTATCGTAAAGTACGAAAACCTGACCGATCATTCTCAGTCAGCCCAACTGGTTCTCCAATCAGATGATTTATCTTTTTCCGAGACTACCCTAGAATTGTCGGTAGAAGGCCGAGCGGTAATTGAGCGGACGGTAACGTATCAAATACCTGACACTGCTTTCTCTAAATCCGCTCGGGCGTATTCGGTGGAAGTGCAGGTTGATGGCGAACGGGTGCCGACGCTGGAGCGATCGTTGCCTCACTACGGAAGTTGGTTGCTGCTGGGTCCTTTCATTCAGGACGATCCGGATTTGGTGCCGATGGATGAGGAATACCCCGACCACGGGTTGGCTTCCTTGCCGTCATTCCACTACATGAACCAAGATCGGGTTAATACTGATACGGATTTTATTACGCGAGAAGAAGTTCAGGAAATTGCTGGCCAGAAAGAGTACGATGCTCAGCCGTTTATGGTGCAGGAAATTCAGCCGTCGGGTTTTGTCATTAATCTGAACGATTATTATTTGGGAAGAGGGGAACGAACGCTGTATCTGTACACCAAACTGCGGAGTGCCGAGGCTCGACAGGTTTGGCTGACGATGGGCTGTAGCGTCTATTTCCGGGTATGGGCTAATAGCGAACTGGTGCATAATCAAAAGGAGATTCAGCGGTGCTGGCCTTACGCCACACGGAAGCTTATCTCGCTACAGGCGGGAGAAAATAATCTGTTGATTCGGGTAGATTCTCCGGTAGATGAAATCAGCCTGGAACTCGGCTTCAAAGATCTTGCTGGAAAACACGCTCACCAAAGCTTCTGGAATACTGATCTGGTACCGTATGTATAG
- a CDS encoding purine-cytosine permease family protein — protein sequence MAEKNITDQLAEVNEYEREPVPENKVKGFRSFVGMVAGEHIAGTEFVIGPLFVLHGVTARDIFLGLLIGNILATLSWTFICAPTAVKTRTTIFYQLERICGFKLVTIYNVVNILLFSATAAAMIGVSSTAVGLLVDVPMPGLTDVYPSNILSILIVVAIGSVIAIVATMGYDQVSNFANIFAPWMPLIFIAGAVAVLPQLGVTSLDRFWEVANAKIWTGTAVEGLSQYTIWHVIMFSWLCNTAMHIGLTDMSIYRYAKRATYGLASAVGMFVGHYMAWLASGILCATALQAGNLNPSPGEIAFYSVGLAGIICVIVAGWTTANPTIYRAGLAFQVVLPKQKRWRLTMIIGVIATLLACSPWLVSKLDQFLGIYALVAAPVGAVVLIDVFLFPRLGLQSNYAEVTGSSFNSIVFVTWAVSLGVCYWLYVYTGADFMFFMAVPGWIIGAVLYIVLSKLFQPKMVANKPTTA from the coding sequence ATGGCTGAAAAAAACATAACCGACCAACTCGCTGAAGTAAATGAGTACGAACGGGAGCCGGTACCGGAAAACAAAGTAAAGGGCTTTCGCAGCTTTGTAGGAATGGTGGCTGGAGAACACATTGCCGGAACCGAGTTCGTCATCGGCCCTCTCTTCGTTTTGCATGGTGTCACCGCTCGCGATATTTTTCTAGGATTACTGATTGGGAATATTCTAGCTACGCTAAGTTGGACGTTCATTTGTGCGCCTACGGCAGTGAAAACCCGCACGACGATCTTCTACCAACTGGAGCGCATCTGCGGTTTCAAGCTGGTGACTATTTACAACGTGGTTAATATTTTGCTGTTCAGTGCGACGGCAGCAGCCATGATTGGGGTTTCGTCTACGGCGGTAGGCTTACTGGTGGATGTACCCATGCCCGGTCTCACTGATGTTTATCCTAGCAATATTCTCTCGATATTAATTGTAGTCGCTATTGGCTCGGTCATCGCGATTGTGGCTACGATGGGCTACGATCAGGTATCCAATTTTGCCAATATTTTTGCGCCTTGGATGCCACTGATTTTCATTGCCGGAGCAGTGGCAGTACTGCCCCAACTAGGAGTTACTTCGCTAGATCGGTTCTGGGAAGTAGCCAATGCTAAAATCTGGACGGGTACGGCAGTAGAAGGGCTGTCGCAGTACACTATCTGGCATGTGATTATGTTTTCCTGGCTGTGCAATACCGCCATGCACATTGGCCTTACTGATATGTCGATTTATCGCTACGCTAAGCGAGCTACTTACGGGTTGGCTTCAGCGGTAGGGATGTTTGTGGGGCACTATATGGCCTGGCTTGCTTCGGGTATTCTGTGCGCTACCGCTTTACAAGCTGGAAATCTAAATCCTTCACCGGGTGAGATTGCTTTTTACAGCGTAGGCTTAGCCGGAATTATCTGCGTAATCGTAGCCGGATGGACAACTGCCAACCCTACGATTTATCGGGCCGGACTGGCCTTTCAGGTAGTGTTACCTAAACAAAAACGCTGGCGGTTAACCATGATTATTGGGGTGATTGCAACGCTGCTGGCGTGCTCGCCTTGGCTGGTTTCCAAACTAGATCAGTTTCTGGGTATTTACGCGCTAGTAGCTGCTCCGGTTGGTGCCGTGGTGCTGATCGATGTGTTTCTTTTTCCTCGTCTGGGGCTTCAGAGCAATTATGCTGAAGTAACTGGTTCGTCTTTCAACTCGATTGTGTTCGTCACCTGGGCGGTTTCTTTGGGTGTTTGTTACTGGCTTTACGTTTATACCGGAGCTGATTTTATGTTCTTTATGGCAGTGCCCGGCTGGATTATTGGGGCAGTTCTGTATATCGTTCTGAGCAAATTATTTCAGCCTAAAATGGTCGCGAATAAACCTACCACCGCATGA
- a CDS encoding glycoside hydrolase family 5 protein, translated as MYRILILLLLISFAGQAQSTFENTTYRGVNCGVTLVEEDVKALADLGGNLIRLSFPSNPLMDIEPPYGFNEEAFAYLDSVLYWSEKYGVGVVIDPHRYPGTEHQWTMLGSDPFWQDFAWHEHTIRLWEQIAQRYAEYGDVIAGYDLLNEPGLPKPIEAGSPGDLNLLYAKLTEAIRKYDTQHTIILAAPRVMNEAGRGSYIRGLPIMELPNDEHLAVEFHMYEPQAFSHQGVLKQDGDLIEYPGEIEGARWNKEKIYAVYQPVRDFQKRYPQVPLFLGEFSSPRWLGKMGNQYLEDIIQVTEQHSISWTYHAFREASVWDAEQSNTDAADTIRQTTTPRLELLTRFFDQNKE; from the coding sequence ATGTATAGAATTCTGATTCTTCTTCTACTAATTTCCTTTGCGGGTCAGGCACAATCCACTTTTGAGAACACTACCTACCGAGGTGTTAATTGCGGAGTGACGTTGGTGGAGGAAGACGTAAAAGCGCTAGCTGACCTGGGCGGTAACCTGATCCGACTAAGTTTTCCATCCAATCCGCTGATGGACATTGAACCGCCCTATGGTTTCAATGAGGAAGCCTTTGCTTATCTAGATAGTGTATTGTATTGGTCAGAGAAATACGGCGTTGGCGTAGTGATTGATCCGCATCGTTACCCTGGCACCGAACACCAGTGGACGATGCTCGGCTCTGACCCGTTTTGGCAAGATTTCGCTTGGCACGAACATACCATTCGGCTATGGGAACAGATTGCCCAACGCTACGCTGAGTACGGCGACGTGATTGCTGGTTACGATTTGCTTAATGAACCGGGATTACCCAAACCAATAGAAGCTGGCTCGCCAGGCGATTTGAATCTTTTGTACGCTAAGCTAACGGAAGCTATTCGTAAATACGATACTCAGCATACGATTATCCTGGCCGCTCCTCGCGTAATGAATGAAGCGGGGCGAGGTTCTTACATCCGGGGATTGCCGATAATGGAATTGCCGAACGATGAACATTTGGCAGTAGAATTTCATATGTACGAGCCTCAGGCGTTTTCCCACCAGGGGGTGCTTAAGCAAGATGGTGATCTAATAGAGTATCCTGGCGAAATCGAGGGAGCTAGGTGGAATAAAGAAAAGATCTATGCAGTTTATCAACCTGTTCGGGATTTTCAAAAACGGTATCCGCAGGTTCCGTTGTTTCTAGGCGAGTTCAGTAGTCCGCGTTGGCTGGGTAAAATGGGCAATCAGTATTTAGAAGACATTATTCAAGTGACGGAGCAGCACAGCATTTCCTGGACCTACCACGCCTTTCGCGAAGCTAGCGTCTGGGACGCTGAGCAATCTAACACTGACGCGGCCGATACCATCCGTCAAACCACTACACCTCGTTTAGAATTGCTGACTCGCTTTTTTGATCAAAACAAAGAGTAA
- a CDS encoding DUF2306 domain-containing protein, whose protein sequence is MKNLVHDPLGAFHLGVAVLSLITGTLVLLLPKGSVSHTQIGYVYAISMLLVNITAFSIYRLWGGFGIFHIAAVVSLVTLLGGMVPVLTKRPKQKYMSYHFSFMYWSVIGLYAAFASETLTRIPETPFFGMVGVATFSIMITASWYFRRHKEQWNQQFNQS, encoded by the coding sequence ATGAAAAATTTAGTACATGATCCACTCGGTGCCTTTCACTTGGGAGTAGCCGTTTTAAGTTTGATTACGGGCACTTTGGTTTTATTGCTGCCTAAGGGAAGCGTTAGCCATACGCAAATCGGGTATGTGTACGCCATCTCCATGCTGTTGGTCAACATTACTGCATTTAGCATCTACCGACTGTGGGGAGGCTTCGGAATATTTCATATTGCCGCGGTCGTAAGTCTGGTGACGTTGCTCGGGGGTATGGTTCCGGTACTTACCAAACGACCAAAGCAAAAGTATATGAGTTATCATTTCAGTTTTATGTACTGGTCAGTCATTGGGTTGTACGCTGCTTTTGCCTCTGAAACACTTACCCGAATTCCTGAAACGCCCTTTTTCGGAATGGTGGGAGTGGCTACGTTTAGCATTATGATTACAGCTTCTTGGTACTTTCGTCGCCACAAAGAACAGTGGAACCAGCAGTTTAATCAATCGTAA
- a CDS encoding winged helix-turn-helix domain-containing protein → MPSFAPLDPLLHSQLRLAIISLLIGVQEAEFTYIKEKTEASAGNLSVQINKLKDAGYLEVQKTFKHNYPLTTCKITRKGVEAFEAYVVAIKSYINAKPKYA, encoded by the coding sequence ATGCCTAGCTTTGCGCCACTCGATCCGCTCTTGCACTCCCAACTTCGGCTGGCAATTATCTCGCTACTTATTGGAGTACAGGAGGCTGAGTTTACTTACATTAAAGAGAAAACGGAGGCAAGTGCCGGAAATCTTAGTGTGCAGATCAATAAGCTAAAGGATGCCGGGTACTTAGAGGTGCAGAAAACCTTCAAACACAATTATCCGCTGACTACCTGCAAAATTACCCGAAAGGGGGTAGAAGCTTTTGAAGCTTACGTCGTGGCTATCAAATCATACATCAACGCCAAACCTAAATATGCTTAA